ATCGAGCAATCAGTGCGGGTTAAATTCATGAGCAGCACTTCATTGGTGCAAATGCTTCAAAAGGCAAAAGAAGCGTTATCTCTGGAATTTGAACTGAAAAAGCTGGATAAATATGAGTTACTTATTTGATGATATTGGCTATGTCAAAAAAACCAATAGTGAAAGCCAGGTACTATTTGAATTAATTGCGCACCGATATGAACGCAATAGCTTGCTCATTACCTCAAACCAGGCTTTCAGTGAATGGGATAGTATCTTCACTGACAATATGATGACAGTGGCTGCCATTGACCGACTCATTCATCATGCGTCTATTTATCAAATTGAAGGCGACAGTTATCGTAGAAAACAAGCGATGAAAGGCTTAGATTAATGGCTAACTCATTGATCGCTGAACATTTTAAAAGCAAGATAAAAAGCATAGAGCGGGCGAAAAGCCAAAAAGCTCAAAGTGGCCTCGTGCAAGAGCAAAAGCCGCACATCGGTCGCTTTTCGCCCTAGAGCCAGATCAAGAGCAGCGACTAAAGAAAAATCAAGTTAAAAAGAAGAGCAGACAATTAAAGGAGAATAATCGATTGTAAAAAACTCACTATGAATAAAATAAATTAGAAACCGGCCAAGCTAATAATTCGCCAACCGGACAAGGTAGTTGACGCCAGATACCCAACCGTTTGAAGGAATGCACTTGAGTGTGTAGCTCGACCCGTGCCTGCCATTTAGTGGTGCAAACGTGAGCCACTCAAAGAAAGTGCCATAAATTTTTACTTGATTACCCATAAAGCTCCGCCATTTTTAGGAGCTTTCCATTCATAGGTGGCGTTTTCATCGCCACGCATAAAAACCTTGGCATCATGTCTTTTAAGTTAAAGCGTCTATTAAACCGATAACAAAATTCAGCAAGATACCGAGGTAAATGTTTTGAGTTAATGGAATGATAGCTTCCCTTCATAGAGTTTTTAATATTACCTATCATAGTGTTAACCCAGATAAACTCAATTTTATCAACACTTGCCGCACCACCACCCGTGACGATTGGAACATGCTTACAGTCAGCTTCTTTAACCGCAGGAAAACAATTTAACCCATCTGAGTAAACAGTACTTCCAGGTGTTAAATGAGTTTGTGCCCATCGTTTTATTTCACTGGATTTAAACCCTTTAAGCACATTTAAATTCATTGCAATCGGGTGTCCATCTTCATTAGTAGAAACGGCTGCAACGAACGGTGTTTTATTTTCTGAACCACGACCTCTGGAGCCGCCTCTGTGCTCACCACCCCAGTAGGCATCATCAATTTGAATGATGCCTGATAAAGGTTTACTGTCATCACGTTCTTTCATAACCTGCATGATCTTTTGTTTCATACTCCAGGCTGTATTGTAGCTTACCTTAAGCTGTCTCTTTAATTCTAATGCTGAAACCGCTGTCTTCAATTGAGTCATAAGATGAATCGCTAAAAACCACTTAGATAAAGGCAGTTTGGTACTATCAAATATTGTCCCACAGGTTGCTGATGTCTGATGATGACAATGGTGGCACTGATAAAGATGGCGATGTTCTAGAGTGCAATAAGTCTTATTGCCACACTCTGGGCAAACAAATCCATCAGGAAATTTCCATTTAAATAAGGCTTGTCGGCACTGTTTGTCAGTGCCATAATCATTAAAAAGCTCAAATAAACTATAACCTTCTTGAAACTGAATTTTATTTTTTGACATCATTCTACTCCACACATAATCTATACTTTAATTATAGTATAATTATAGTATAATTATCGAAATATGGCGGAGCTTTGTGGGTAATCAAGAATTTTTAAAAAGCATGAACTTGGCTAATTGATGAGGTTTAAGTGGGTTCACCGATTTTTGCTGAAGTAGTAACTTAAAACTTGCACAGTAACATCACTAATGTTATCGTGCAATTACCTTGTTATTAACAATTATTAGGATAATGACTAATTTAATTGAAACACTTAAAGTCTACGTTAATGAAGTACTAGGAGAAATAACAGAAGTACATCAATGGCCTGAGGCTTCAGACATGCCTTTTTATCTACAGGAGTTATATGAGTTTTATCATATTCATATCCTTAATAGGCCTTGTTTACTTATGGTTTCATTGAATTCTAATGATGAATCTCCTGCCATAGTGAAAAAGCATTGGAATGCTGTAGCCAAAAAATACGCTGGCGATATCATTTACATCGTTGGGACAATCACTTCTTTTAACCGTAAACGTCTGATTGAACAGAATGTGCCTTTTATTGTGCCAGGCAATCAACTCTATTTGCCTACTATGGGTTTAGATTTACGAGAATATTTTAAATCTGCAAAAGAATCCGCTCTAAAACCTTTAAGTTCAGTCTCTCAAATACTCCTACTTCGATATATTCTGGGATATTATAAAACCTCACTTCCTGGCAAAGAATTAGCAGAAAATTTAGGCTACAGTCGGATGACATTAACTCGGGCAATTAAAGAGCTTGAAGAGAAGGGATTAGCCAGCTCTATAATAAAAGGTAGAGAAAAGCACCTACTCTTTCCTTTAGAGGCAACAAAATTATGGTCAATAGCTCAACCTTATTTTAACAACCCTGTTAAAAAGACTATTTGGATCACTCAACCTGATAGCACATTCCCTGCTCTTATATCTGGTGAAAGTGCATTGGCCAACTTGACCATGATTGCAGAGCCCCATAATTCAGTTCTGGCGCTTTTTGTTAATGAATGGACTGGTCTCAAAAAATTATTGAAACTGAATGAATGCGATAAAGGTGAGCCGCACTGCACTAAACTGGAACTATGGCGTTATAACCCACACCTTTTAACAGAAGATCATATTATTGATCCGTTGTCACTTTGGCTAAGTCTCAAATTAACACCTGTAAGTATAAATGACGAACGCATAGATCAGGCATTAGAAGAACTCATAGAAAAATTTTGGAGTAATAAATTATGATAAGAGGTCTGGATTATTTTCGAGAATATTTTAATGAATTCCAGGAAAGTTATGTTTTGATTGGTGGCGTGGCCTGCTATCTTGCTTTAGAAGAGGCTGGTATTGATTTTCGTGCCACCAAAGATCTTGATATTGTTTTATGTGCAGAAGCCATGGATGTGGCTTTTGTAAGAAAATTTTGGGAATTTGTAAGAGAAGGCTCTTATGAACATCAGGAAAAAAGTACTGGGGATAAACAATTTTATCGATTTAGCAATCCTGAAAATAAAGAATTCCCTTTTATGTTAGAACTTTTCTCACGAAAACCAGATCAATTAAAATATGAGGGCAATGGACATCTAACCCCGATTCCAATGGATGAAAATGTATCCAGCTTGTCAGCCATTCTGCTCAATGACGATTATTATCAATGCATCCATGAAGGAAAAGTGATCATTGATAGCATATCAATACTTGGGCCAAGTTTCATTTTACCGTTCAAAGCTCGAGCCTGGCTTGATTTGACTGCCAGGAAAAAAGCAGGTGAACGCATAGACTCAAAAAATATAAAAAAACATCGCAATGATATTTTTCGAATATTTCCATTATTGTCACCAGGCCAAACCATTAATATTGCTGAATCTATAAAATCAGATTTACGTCAATTTCTTGATGCAATGGAGCAAGAAAAAGGGATTAATTTGAAAGATTTTAATATCAAGAATTTATCTTTGTCTGAGATTATATCTAACATCCAGTCTATTTATGGGTTAGAAGAAAAATGACAATGTAGCATAGTTCTATCTATATTTTGAACAATTTTCCCATTCAAACAAGTACGAACACAAATCATTGAACAGCCAATATCAGTCCGATGAAGTCAAAAAAACGTATAAAAAAGTCTCCTGATGATCAATGCTGTTACAGCAATATTCTAATTGCTTGACAGTCGATTTTTTGCTATAATATTACGATAAATTATTAGGAAAAAGCACTTCTAAGTTATTGTTCCGTATAGGGCTTTATTGGGTCTTTTAGGAAAAACAATTGTAACTTCTCAATAAGTCTGTGCATTTAAACAGCACAAACTTTACCTTTCAGCAACTCAGGCAGATATGGGATCAAATTTCTCTTGCTGATCCGGTCATTAATAAAATCCCAGAATGAAATTCCTTGTTTCAAACAAGTTTTCTTTAAACTGATGTGTCAACACTTTTCCGGACAGTTTTCTAAATATTTTTTTGGCTGTTTCAAGTGATTTTTGTCATTTTGTATTTCCTATCATTTTAGTTTCTCATGTTAACTTTAAACAGATGAAGAGAAAGGGCTTTGCCCTCTGGAACGATAGAGCCGTTCCATTCACCCAAGGTATTTTCACAACGGTAATGATCCTGTTACAATATCTTCACGGCACAGGCTGAGGAGCCGATGGCCGTCAACGGTAATGGGCGGCATTTATGTCGCCCGATTATAAAATACCTCAATATATTCAAATATTGCCTGCTTTGCTTCTACTCTGGTTTTGAATCGACAATGGTGCGTCAATTCAGTTTTCAAACTATGAAAGAAGCTCTCTGATACAGCATTGTCCCAGCAATTTCCTTTGCGGCTCATAGACTGAATTATGTTATGATCCGACAATATTTTTCTATGACTATCAGAGGCATATTGGCTACCTCGGTCAGTATGCCAAAGCAATCCATCCATTGGTTTACGCTTCCATATGGCCATCAGTAAAGCATCATTGACTAGCTTGGCTTTCATTCGCTCATCCATCGACCAGCCAACAATTTGCCTAGAGAATAAGTCAATGACAACCGCTAAATATAACCAGCCTTCCTTGGTGGCAATATAGGTAATATCACCCACATAGTAGCGATCAGGTTGAGAGACAGTAAACTCTCTTTCCAGTAAATTTGGAGATATACGCTTATTATGCTTGGAATTAGTCGTCGCTTTAAAGCGTCTCTTCGTTTTACAAAACAAACCGGCTTTTTTCATTAATCGACCAATTCTCCGGCGGCTTATATGAACGCCTTTTTCAGCCAGTTTTCTTTTTAAGACGACGGGTTCCATAAGTCTTGCGACTGTCTTCAAACAGTTTTTTAGCTGCTCAGTAAGCGCTTCATTTTCTTTCTCTCTATCCGTTTTAGGAGAGCTAACCCAATCATAATAGCAACTACGGGAAACATCCATAAAACGGCACAGAATCGTTACCGGGTAATCTTTAGCCTGATCAGTTATCCATGCGTACTTCACAAAGTTTCCCTTGCAAAGTACGCTGTGGCCTTTTTAATAAATCACGCTCCTGAATCACTTTTGCCAATTCTTTTTTCAGACGTTTTACTTCATCATAAATGTGTTCATCACTTCTATTGGCTACCGTCTTCACCGGTTTGGAATATTTACTGATCCAGGTATGTAGAGTATTTACATTAACACCTAGCTCCCTGGCAGTCTGAGAAACGGGTTGATCCGTCTCATTAGCTAATTTGACAGCTGATTCTTTAAATTCTGATGTATAGCTTTTATTCGGTTTTTTTGTTTGATCATTCATTTTAGGTCACACTTTTTATCTTTTAGTTATTTTAAGTTGTGTGTCCGGTTAAGTATAGCCACATTAAACTGACAAAGGTATCTCTGCAAAGTTGCCCATCCTTTGAGCGTGTACTACCACTAATTTTACGCTTAATAACATATTCTCGAATATCATTTTCACTCAAATTATTATGAAGAGGAATATCAGGCCGTTCCAATACCAGCAGTAATTCTGTTTTATTTCTTGCCAATCGTTTCAGTGCCTGATTCAACGTTTCAAAGCTTGTTTTAGTCCGGCACAATTCATCAAAATGTTCAGCAATCGCTGACTTCAACGGATCATCTGGCTCAAGTTTATATTGTTTGAGATCATAAAATAGTTCCCAAATCTGAGTATGTACCCAGTTCAGTTCTTTATCATGTCGCTCATTGAGTGGTAGTATCCGCTGAAACACTCTGTCTGCATGTATCCAACATAATGCGTGCAACAAAATATCAAATTGTCCTGCATCATCACTCACAATCACCAAATCACTTGGAAAGCCACTGTTAATTAATGCCCCCAGTAAAGCGCCTTCTGTGGCAATGCGAACATGCCGTTGTGTTATGATACTATTGTTCTGCAGATAGTATTTCCAGGCTTCTTCATTATCAAAGCAAGTCTGATGACTTTGTTCAATAACGCTCAATGGCTTGTGAGGTAATTTTTCTGCTCTCATATAATCAAGTGCTGCATCGTTGAGCGTATAATCAACAGCAGCACCTCGTAACAATTGTAGAAAATTAATCCGGCTCTTATATCGAGTACTTGAAAACCAGGCAAAGGTTTCATTGCCAACGTGAGTACAATAACCATTCTTTCCATCATGACGACTACCCGTATCATCAACATGGATATAAGTACTATTGTTGATACCGGCAGTTAGCAATGTATTTTTTTCAGTATGAAAATGGTCTTTGTCATGGATTAAAATCTCATTGATCTGACCCGTTGAAATATCAAAACCTAATTCTGTTAATTGTTGTATTATCAATGGCTGAGTCACTCTCTGGTGATAATATTGATAAACGATATAACTCTGTAATGTATGGCCAAAATGTCCTATATGTGTATCAAAGCTCAATTTTCCTATACAGGTATCACCATCGGGTGTTTTATAGCGAGCCAATCGATAACGAGTATTGAAAGGCTTAATCAGCAGCTCCTGAACAAAATAATCCTGATACCCTAAAAAACGTGAATGTTCTGGCAGGTTATCTGGTTTGATAACGGTGGTTTTATGAATAGCCAATTTCTTCTTTCGTTTACGACTTTTACTAGTCCCATTTCCTGAGTTGTTTTTCTTGCTTCCTGAATGACCTGTCGGATTATCATTGTCATCATCCTTTGGCAATTTACTGGCTCTTATTTTAGGCTTTGGAGGTGCTTTTTAAGCTTAGCAACTTCTGTTTTAAGGGCATCGATTTCAACCTGTTGGTTTTGAATGATTTCCTGTTGTTGCTCCATGAAAGCAAGGAGTAATCGGACTACCGGTGTCTTTTCTTCTTCAGGTATCTCTGGAATTGGAGGTAATTTTTTCACTATAATCAATACAGGTTGTTTTCAATAAAACAATTGTATCATGGCTTTTTAAGGCTCTTTAGTTTGCCCTGTGTTGATCAAACTCCCTCTCAGTTAAGATAATATTCAAAAATATTCTATTTCGATCTGAGACAGATCGACAGGATCATTTATAGGGATAAATTACATGGGGCAGTGAAAATGCAATTTTTGTCCTCTAAAATGCTGTCAAGACTTTTTTTGTTTTTATTTCAAGTTTTGCACAGACTTATTGAGAAGTTACAAAAAGACTAGTTATTCTAAGCACTCCCACACGAACGAAATAGAAAACGAAGTCACTGATCAAAGTCTCTATTTAAACCGCCGGGCATTTATTGAAAAAAGTAGCCGTACCATCGGCGCCTATTCTCTCGGTGCAATGACTCTTGGCAGTAGCAGCTCTCTTCTATTAGCCAATTCCTCACTTGCCTGTGAAAACCTTGGTCAACTAAATAAGAGTCAACTAGATAAGGGGCAACTACATAATATAACTCAGGATAAAAGTAATAGCCTGAGTGAGATAACCCGTTACAATAATTATTATGAATTCTCCACCAATAAAGAGGCGGTGATTCATTTAGCCAAGGTATTAACCACCGAACCTTGGACTTTAACCATTGAAGGTGAAGTTGAAAAACCAATAATCCTTGATATTGATAAAATTTTATCCTCCATGCCCATTGAAGAGCGTATTTATCGTTTACGTTGTGTCGAAGGCTGGTCTATGGTCATCCCCTGGTCTGGTTTTTCTTTATGCCATTTATTAAAATTAGCACTACCGACATCAAAGGCCAAATACGTTGAGTTTGTCAGCCTATTACGCCCTGAAGAAATGATTGGTCAGCGTATTGACTCTCTGGATTGGCCCTATCGTGAAGCACTGCGTATAGATGAAGCAATGCATCCACTCACCTTAATTGCCACCGGCTTATATGGACAGGATTTACCCAAGCAGAATGGTGCGCCCTTACGTTTAGTGGTGCCTTGGAAATATGCTTTTAAGAGCATTAAGGCCATTACTCATATTCGTTTACTAGAAGAGCAACCTATTAGTAGCTGGAGTAAAGCGGCTTCATCCGAGTATGGTTTTTATGCCAATGTTAACCCCAAAGTCGCCCACCCGCGCTGGACACAGCGCCGTGAAAACCGCATTGGGGAAATAAAAAAACGCCGTACCCAAATGTTTAACGGCTATGCTGAACAGGTAGCCCATCTCTATAAAGGGATGAATCTTGAAAAAAATTATTGATTTGGCTCCCAAAAAAAAGCATCGGACAGCATTTTCCATCTCGCTCTTTCTAAAAAATAATTTTCGTTCAACCTGGTGGTTCGCCGTTCTTATTTCCCTATTACCACTTGCCAGCCTAAGCTATTCTTTTGCTATTGATCAATTAGGCATCAATCCCTTAGAAACCCTCACTCATAGCACCGGGAAATGGTCTCTCATTTTTCTGATTCTAACCTTATTAATTACACCTTTACGTAGAATAGTCGCTTGGTTAAGCCGTAAAGTCCATGCATCTTATGGCAAGCGTATGGCTGACTGGAATTGGATTATTCGTCTAAGACGCATGTTAGGTCTCTATTGTTTTTTTTATGCAGTCTTGCATCTGCTGATTTATTTACACTATGATTTAGGCTGGGAATGGCAATATTTATGGGAAGATATTGAAGAAAAAAATTATCTCTTGATTGGCCTGATTACTTTTACCCTACTGACATTATTAGCCATCACTTCGCTCAATAAAATCATTCGCTGGATGGGCAAATATTGGCGTCGATTACACCAACTTATCTATCTCATTAGCATTTTAGTTTTGGTGCACTTCTGGATGCTAGTTAAGGTCGGCGTTTATTCTCCCTTGCCTTATAGCATCATGATTGCTTTATTATTGATCTATCGTGTGATTGCTCATTTTGGGCTGTTGTTTAATAAGCCTAAAGATCAGGGTGAAATACTCATTGAGCGTTAGTCATTTCACCCCGAAACGGGCGCTATATCAAAAAACTATGCTTTAAGGCCAAGGGCATCTGCAATACCGTTACCATAGGCGGGATCAGCTTTAAGACAGTTAGCGATATGACGTTTTTGCACATCTATTTCTGCACCGCCAACAGAACGCGCTGTATTTTCAAACAGTACTTGTTGCTGCTCTTTAGTCATTAATCTAAATAAATCACCTGCCTGTGTGTAATAATCATTATCATCTTCACGATGATCCCAATGATCAGCAGAACCATACAAATCAAATGCGGGCTCTTTTGTTTCTGGCTGTTCTTGCCATTCACTCTGACTATTAGGCTCATAACCTATCGTACTTCCCATATTGCCATCAACACGCATCGCGCCATCACGATGATAACTATGGTATGGGCAGCGAGGTGCATTGACCGGTATCTGAGAATGGTTAACACCTAGGCGATAGCGTTGTGCATCACCGTATGAAAACAAGCGACCCTGCAACATTTTATCGGGTGAAAAACCAATGCCCGGAACAACACTCGCAGGATTGAAAGCCGCCTGTTCGACTTCTGCGTGATAGTTGTCAGGATTACGTTGTAACTCCAACACACCCACATCAATAAGCGGATAATCACTATGTGACCAGATTTTGGTAAGGTCAAATGGGTGAAAGCGATAATCTTTCGCATCCTTTTCAGGCATGATTTGTACTTTAAAATCCCAACGTGGAAAATCACCCTGCTCAATGCTTTCATACAGATCTTTTTGATGACTTTCGCGATCCTGACCAATCAAGATTTCAGCTTCTTCATCAGTCAAGTTTTCAATACCCTGCTGTGATATGAAGTGGAACTTCACCCAGAATCGTTCATTGTCTTTATTGATAAAGCTAAAAGTGTGACTACCAAAACCATGCATATGCCGATAGCTACGCGGGTTGCCCCGGTCACTCATTAAGATGGTGATCTGATGCAAAGCTTCGGGCAATAGTGTCCAATAATCCCAATTATTTTGGGCGCTACGCATATTGGTGCGTGGGTCACGCTTAACAGCATGATTAAGATCAGGAAATTTAAGCGGATCTTTTAAGAAAAACACGGGGGTATTGTTACCAACCATATCCCAATTGCCTTCCTCAGTGTAAAACTTTAGCGCAAAACCTCGAATGTCGCGTTCTGCATCAGCGGCACCACGTTCACCGGCTACAGTCGAAAATCGTGCAAAAACATCCGTTTTTTTACCGACTTCAGAAAATATTTTTGCCTTAGTGTATTGGCTAATGTCGTTAGTGACTGTAAACACCCCGTATGCCCCCGAACCCTTGGCATGCATACGACGTTCGGGGATGACCTCCCTGTCAAAATGGGCAAGCTTTTCAAGAAACCAAATATCTTGAAGTAGCATTGGTCCTCTGGCACCGGCTGTTAACACATTTTGATTGTCTGCAACGGGACATCCATTTGTCATTGTTAATTTCGATTTGTTACTCATTTCATTCTCCTGTGAACGTATACATGAAAACATATTTACATTGTGAAAATCTAGAGTAACAAACCCAACATGATTTGTATAATTGATTAATTCTATATCATCAATAGGTTTTTTCGATAACTCATAGGCTCATTATTTTTCAACTTGATGCGCTAAAAACACTTTGTAATTGTTCTTCAGTCATGACATCTTCCAGCAATGGAAATAATTGCCGTTCTTCCATTCGGGTATGCTTTTTTAATAGTATGCCAAAATCGCCCAAAACAGTATAATCTGCATTTTTCATTTGCTCATAATAAACATCCATTTGTCGATGCTCTTGCTCTAACAACTGGCACAACTGCGAGACCTCAGAAGTCTTTGATTCTGAAAAAAGTGCAAAGATGGTTTCTTCTTCCACCTGAAAATGCTTCATCCAAGTCAGCGGATAATCTTGCACTATTGTCTGACAGAGTGCCTCAATTGTCTCGGCATTTTGTGCCTCATGGGTTTTAATGGCTTTTTGTGCCAAACTCAATGACTGATGGTGTTCTCGTGAAAGATTTTGTAATTGTTCAATACGCTTCATAAGTGAGCCTCATAAGCTTTCTTGATTACCCATAAAGCTCCGCCATTTTTAGGAGCTTTCCATTCATAGGTGGCGTTTTCATCGCCACGCATAAAAACCTTGGCATCATGTCTTTTAAGTTAAAGCGTCTATTAAACCGATAACAAAATTCAGCAAGATACCGAGGTAAATGTTTTGAGTTAATGGAATGATAGCTTCCCTTCATAGAGTTTTTAATATTACCTATCATAGTGTTAACCCAGATAAACTCAATTTTATCAACACTTGCCGCACCACCACCCGTGACGATTGGAACATGCTTACAGTCAGCTTCTTTAACCGCAGGAAAACAATTCTTGATTACCCACAAAGCTCCGCCATATTTCGATAACTATACTATAATTATAGTATAATTATCGAAATATGGCGGAGCTTTGTGGGTAATCAAGTAAGCTTTATCTAATTCTTCACAGCCTAGCATAAAAATCAGTTTTACAGCAAATGCTAATAGTGTATAATACATAACCAATTTTACTATAATAGTGCCTTGTATGGATCATCAAAAACTAACTGAATGCCTTGAAACACTTTGCCAAAGTGGCTGTGAAACAGTCAATGCAACCATTGTGGCAATGGAAGAAAATCAAACTATCAGTGCAGTTGATGGCCTGAATGCTGATGAATACCAGCGAGTACTGCAAGAACTAAAAGCGATTATGTCGGTTTACCAGCACTAACTGCTTCACAGCTTTCATCAACACTGCCCCCTACCCCTATATTTATCACTATTGCTTGCTATAATAAGCAAAAATACAATATACCTTTCACACCTTTAGCAAAAGATAAATCTTGAAGGCAAGCTATGGATATCACTAAATTTCTACAACTGATGGTCGATGAAGAAGCCTCTGATATTTTCTTCAGTACCCATGCTTCCGTATCAATGAAAGTAATGGGAAAAATCAGACCCGTCAGTAAGCAAACATTAAGCTCATCTCAAATCGAATCCATCCTCTCTAAGCTCGTTGATGAAGAACAACTGCAGGAATTTCATGACACGCTGGAATTAAATTTTGCTATTTCAGTCTCTGAAGTGGGTCGTTTTCGTGCCAATGCTTTTCGCCAGCGCGGTGACATTGCTATGGTTATCCGCCATATTAAAACCGATATTCCAACTACTGAACAGATGCATCTGCCTTCAACACTCAATGATCTAGTCGCCAGCAAAAATGGTCTCATTATGGTTGTCGGTGCGACTGGCTCAGGAAAATCAACAACTTTAGCCGCCATGGTCGGTTATCGAAATTCCAATATTGGCGGCCATATTCTCACTATTGAAGATCCGGTAGAGTTTATTCACGCTCATAAAAAAGCCATTGTAAATCAGCGGGAAGTGGGACTTGATACCCTAAGTTATGGCAATGCTCTGAAAAATGCCATGCGTGAAGCACCCGATGTTATTCTCATTGGCGAAGTGCGTGATGCAGAAACCATGGAACACGCAATGGCCTATGCTGATACGGGACATCTCTGTTTAACCACCTTACACGCCAGCAATGCCATTCAGGCGTTGGATCGCATTTTTAACTTTTTTCCTAAAAATGCGCATCGACAATTGTCGGAAGATTTATCACGTAACTTACGTGCAATTATTTCTCAGCGCTTGATTCCCGGTAAGGATGGCAATTTATACCCCGCAGTGGAAATATTGATCAACACCCCTTATGTCACGGAAATTTTACAACAAAGTAAATTAGAAAAATTACCCGAAGCCATGGAACAAGGCTCAAAGTATGGTATGGCAACCTTTGATGATGTGCTTTACAGGATGTATAAAGCCGGTACGATTGATGTTAAAACCGCACTGGAATACGCCGATTCTTATAATAACTTACAATTGAAAATTCGCATGAGTGATGGTAGTGCTGGCGATGAAGTATTTACTGAT
This genomic window from sulfur-oxidizing endosymbiont of Gigantopelta aegis contains:
- a CDS encoding hemerythrin domain-containing protein; this encodes MKRIEQLQNLSREHHQSLSLAQKAIKTHEAQNAETIEALCQTIVQDYPLTWMKHFQVEEETIFALFSESKTSEVSQLCQLLEQEHRQMDVYYEQMKNADYTVLGDFGILLKKHTRMEERQLFPLLEDVMTEEQLQSVFSASS
- a CDS encoding PilT/PilU family type 4a pilus ATPase, which produces MDITKFLQLMVDEEASDIFFSTHASVSMKVMGKIRPVSKQTLSSSQIESILSKLVDEEQLQEFHDTLELNFAISVSEVGRFRANAFRQRGDIAMVIRHIKTDIPTTEQMHLPSTLNDLVASKNGLIMVVGATGSGKSTTLAAMVGYRNSNIGGHILTIEDPVEFIHAHKKAIVNQREVGLDTLSYGNALKNAMREAPDVILIGEVRDAETMEHAMAYADTGHLCLTTLHASNAIQALDRIFNFFPKNAHRQLSEDLSRNLRAIISQRLIPGKDGNLYPAVEILINTPYVTEILQQSKLEKLPEAMEQGSKYGMATFDDVLYRMYKAGTIDVKTALEYADSYNNLQLKIRMSDGSAGDEVFTDIDF